TTGAGGTTGGTTTCTGGGACATGAGCAGTCCTGAACGGCAGCAAAATCCCCAAAAGCCGAGCACCGTGCAGTTACTGGAGTAGGTCATATCGTCGGTTCATACAGAAACCTGCATTGTACTGTATTTTCCCCTGTATCTTGGCTTCTCACTTCTCAGGGCTGCTGAGTGAGGACTTCGATGCATCGTTGTAACTTGTAAGTTCATATGCGAACTGAAATAATTTGTTTCTGTGAAACACCAGAGCATATAACTACTGAAAGATCATACTGCAATATCGTttcacatactccctccgagcCACAGTAAGTGTCGGAGATTTAGTACGAAGTTAACAAATTTGTGCTAAATGtcagacacttattatggttcggagggagtactaatctTGGACAAACAGTCTTCCTTCCGTCTTTGCATTAAAGCCAAACAATCGCAGCTGAATTCAGAACCAAGGTTCAAAAATAGATCAATCAGAGCCAACTTTCGATCTTGGGACATAATCGATCAATCATCATTAACCATAATATCAGAGCCAAGTTTGGATCTTGGGACCTGTGGCCTGTGGTTTATGGGCCCACCACACTTCCGCTTCGCCACTCTGATTTTAAAGATTATTAACGGTATCAAAATTTATTATCAATACAAATGTTAACATCCAAGTGCATGTCTCAAGCATTCAGCATGCTAGCACTCACGCTCATGGGATCACAGCGGCAGCTCctaaacattttcttttaaTAATTCAATAATTCAACAAACTAACAAACCTCGCTTTATTGCAAGCCAAGCCAAATTAAGCAAGAAACCAAACTTACACGCCCAAGATGCCAATGTGCAGCCAGCCCTGACGGCAATGGCAGGAGCTCACGCGGCTGAACCGGCTTAGTCCTCGTAGGTGCGGCACTCGTCGGACTCGGGACTTTCCTTGCAGTACTCCTCGAGCGGGTCGCTGTCCTTCTGGCGGTCGCGCGCGTGGCTGGCCGCCGCGCTGAGCTCCTCCACCTCGTCCCACGCCGCCACGCACTCGCCGCCCTCGGGGTCCCCCGCGCACGTCTCCTCCGCCTGCTTGATGCTCTCCGTCACCTTCTGCGCCagctccggcggcgtcgacgccGAGCCCGCCACGGCCACAAGCCGCCGGCCGCCTTGCGCGCGCACCGCCCGTGCCGCGAACGACGCGACGGTCAGGCGAGAGCCCGGGGCCTGGGCCTGCGGGGCGGTTTTGGGAGACGGGAAGGTGGCCATGGTGATGATGGTGGCCATGGGGTTTCTTCTTGACGGGCGAAGAGTGTTTGCAGAGAGGAGGGAAGGGGAAGGTTTTGGTTGGGGTCGGGACATTCGGGTAGACTCGCCGTTTTATGTGGCTGTTCTGCTCTTATCTCCTGCTAGCCAATCGCGTGGTGACATATCAGCCTAGGCAGATTTCCATTCTAGAAggtcttgtttttctttttttttccggtgaCTCTAATCGAAGAGATTAGCCAGAGGTTCATATTAAGTGCTGTGCTGTGGCCATGCTTCGGGATGGTTACCTTCTTGAGTTCTTCAGACACCAGCAGCTTTCGAGGAACAGTCTAAATACGtattctctccgtttcataattcttgtcgaaatattacatgtatctaaacgctttttagaaatagatatatttattttttgacaaatttgagacaaaaattatgcaaCGGAGTGACTTCGTTCTTACATAAAGAAGAGCATGACCAAGTAGTACATGAAACTAGTGCTAGTGCATATGCATTTATCTTGATTTGAACAAGCACACGTATATTTTTTTCGAACAAATATCCATGCATAAGATTACTAAAAAGATCCATTCATGACAAGCATCAGAAAAAGAGCTAGTCTGCACTCGAGCTCGATCATCTGATGACCCGGTAGGTTGTAGGAACAAACCAAAAGGACCATTATTCATCTAGTACTGTTAGTAAAAGCCTACAAGTCTGCTCAGGTtcatgcagcagcagaagtACAGAAACCCAAAAAGGACATCTTGAAGAAATGCGACTGAAGTTAAAAGCCAACTTCATTGTTTCCGTCAGTGGTGATCAATCCAATAGATTGGGCAATGGCTATCTTCTTTCTGATATACTCATCATAGAACTTCGTTTTTCTCAACTTTTTAACCGTCGCCGTGATCAACTCCCGAGCTTTATCCTCTGAAACTTCTTTGGTAATGCCTTTCGTGCAAGAATGAAACTCCGATTTCATGAAGGAACAATCACCCTCCAGGGCAAATTTCATGCTATCTTGCCGTAACGGAAACTTGTTCAATATATAAACTTCCTCCAAAGCAGCTCTGAAACTCTTCTCTTGTTGGGTAACCCGCTGCCAAATCTCAAAATAGAGGCCATCAGATCCCTCACACCAAGTAGTTTCATTGCTCATATAATTTAAACACTCATAAAAGCCAATGTAAGCTAAACTCCCCGTGATCTTGGAAAAGCCAGTGGCGATCTTAGTTGCTTGATAAATTCCTCTGGTGCATATTATGTCTTCAATACGAGATTGAGGCTTCATACACACGCATTTTCCCAACCACTTAAGTTCCCTTAATAATGTTATGAAGTACTCcatgtattcatgttgcatCTCATAGCTATGAAAATAATTGCGGTACTCATCCCAATCAGCGTACTCACAATCACCATGATTCCGAGGGACAAGACGCTGGTAGTCATTCAGGAGCAAGCATACAGAGATCAGAGTGGAAGAACCAGTCTAATATGCCATCTTCCTCAAAGCACGTGAAAAATTGCATCTTCATGAGAAATGCTGTGGTAAATTcctccttgtttttttttgataaaGAGAGGTTTTCCCTCTCCGATTTCTCATAAAGAAACTAGCTACAGAGTGTTCAGGTTCGTCCACACAAGAGAATAGTAGCaaactgaaacaaaaacaGCTAGCTACCAGAGAACTCAACTCTAGATGAAAAACTGACTTGACAACAGCTAGACAGCTACAgttcaaagaaaagaacaggCGCCCAACCACCACCTTCTCTTAAGCACAGCTGTCTTCGCTCAGAATACCATCAGCATCAGTAGTTGAGAAAGCACCATCTTCAAACCCAGCATCCATTTTTGCAGCAACAAAAGAAACCTGCTAATAGAAGCTTCATCACCAGGCTATGCGTCTCTGAAGTGGATTCCAGCCCCTCGAAGCCTCAAAGATCTCCCTTGCCACTTGTTCAATCAGCCTTATTCCCCACCTGAGCAGGCTTTGACTTGCTTCCCTTCTCTGCAGAACAGACCAGTTATTAAGCCAGTAACAGAGCAGCTTTACAACCCCAAATGGAGAAGTTAGCCTGGCATTGTTGAAACAAGCCTTATTACGAATATTCCAC
This is a stretch of genomic DNA from Brachypodium distachyon strain Bd21 chromosome 1, Brachypodium_distachyon_v3.0, whole genome shotgun sequence. It encodes these proteins:
- the LOC100834837 gene encoding calvin cycle protein CP12-1, chloroplastic, with product MATIITMATFPSPKTAPQAQAPGSRLTVASFAARAVRAQGGRRLVAVAGSASTPPELAQKVTESIKQAEETCAGDPEGGECVAAWDEVEELSAAASHARDRQKDSDPLEEYCKESPESDECRTYED